From Ensifer sp. WSM1721, one genomic window encodes:
- a CDS encoding YihY/virulence factor BrkB family protein, whose protein sequence is MNSHENQEEAAARDEPGRGRTATTPGDIPARGLRDVFWRVVSQVSEDRVPLIAAGVTFYILLALFPALTSLVSIYGLISDPAGIGEQITFLAGVLPKQSLQLVTDQLQAISSQKASSLSIGFIAGLLIALWSARNGVAALFEAMNIAYDEVEERGFIRLTLLILGFTAGGLLITAVLIAAIAVLPAVLAFLPLDQWLERLARIARWPVLLLLIGAAIALVYRYGPDRDPPKLRWLTWGAAFSTLCWFPASLLFSFYIDNFADYNATYGAMGALIGFMLWIWVSTMIIIVGAELNAELEHQTTRDSTTGPPKKMGKRDAHVADTIGKSSD, encoded by the coding sequence ATGAATTCCCACGAAAACCAAGAAGAAGCAGCGGCACGGGACGAGCCGGGGAGAGGACGGACCGCTACCACCCCCGGCGACATCCCGGCGCGTGGATTGAGAGACGTTTTCTGGCGCGTGGTCTCACAGGTCAGCGAAGACCGGGTGCCGCTCATCGCAGCCGGCGTCACCTTCTATATTCTTCTCGCCCTGTTTCCGGCACTGACCTCGCTGGTGTCAATCTACGGCCTCATTTCCGATCCGGCGGGCATTGGTGAGCAGATCACCTTCCTGGCGGGCGTCCTGCCGAAGCAGTCGCTTCAGTTGGTGACGGACCAATTGCAGGCGATCTCGTCGCAGAAGGCCTCCAGTCTGAGTATCGGCTTCATTGCTGGGCTACTCATCGCACTCTGGAGCGCGCGTAACGGGGTGGCAGCACTCTTCGAGGCCATGAACATCGCCTATGACGAAGTTGAGGAGCGAGGCTTCATCCGGCTGACGCTGCTTATCCTTGGCTTTACGGCGGGTGGTCTCCTGATCACGGCTGTACTGATCGCTGCCATCGCGGTTTTGCCGGCAGTCCTTGCCTTTCTGCCGCTCGACCAATGGCTGGAGAGGCTTGCAAGGATTGCGCGCTGGCCCGTGCTCTTGCTCCTGATTGGCGCTGCCATCGCCTTGGTTTACCGTTACGGGCCCGATCGAGATCCACCGAAGCTGAGGTGGCTCACTTGGGGCGCAGCGTTCAGCACGCTCTGCTGGTTCCCCGCGTCGCTTCTGTTCTCATTCTACATCGACAACTTCGCGGACTATAACGCCACCTACGGCGCAATGGGCGCATTGATCGGCTTCATGCTCTGGATTTGGGTATCGACGATGATCATCATCGTGGGCGCGGAGCTTAACGCAGAGCTGGAGCACCAGACGACGCGCGATTCCACGACCGGTCCGCCCAAGAAAATGGGCAAGCGCGACGCCCACGTGGCTGACACCATAGGCAAGTCCAGCGATTGA
- a CDS encoding amidohydrolase family protein: MLAAALLLGLCATASADDVLFEDVRIFDGKGAALSAPSNVLVKGNVIAVISASPIEAEGAERIAGDGRTLMPGLIDAHWHAMLIASTPAEAMGDVGFANLAAGDEATDTLMRGFTTVRDVGGPAFGLKRAIDQGIIAGPRIYPSGAMITVTSGHGDFRQLSDLPRTIGGVFTPMERNGGSIVVDSPDEVRLRAREQFMQGAALLKLTAGGGVSSPHSPLDVTTFTEPELRAAVEIAENWGTYVAAHAFTSDAIRKAIAAGVKCIEHGFLMDEATARLIAEKDVWLSLQPLPELMRTGLRQGSVERAKADEVWPGIGRTYGLAKKYKIKTAWGTDVLFSRALAKQQGAILASLVRWYTPAEALVMATGTNAELLALSGQRNPYPGKLGVIEEGALADLLLVEGNPLENIDLVADPANHFKIIMKDGVIYKNTLTQ, from the coding sequence TGCTGCTCTTTCGGCTCCGTCGAATGTGCTGGTCAAGGGCAATGTGATCGCGGTGATATCGGCAAGCCCCATCGAGGCCGAAGGCGCTGAGCGCATTGCCGGCGACGGGCGAACGCTGATGCCGGGGCTGATCGATGCGCACTGGCACGCAATGCTGATAGCGTCCACCCCGGCAGAGGCGATGGGCGACGTCGGCTTCGCCAATCTCGCGGCCGGCGACGAGGCGACGGATACGCTGATGCGCGGCTTCACCACCGTTCGCGACGTGGGCGGGCCGGCGTTCGGCCTCAAGCGCGCGATAGATCAGGGCATCATCGCGGGACCGCGCATCTATCCGTCTGGAGCCATGATCACTGTGACCAGCGGGCATGGGGATTTCCGCCAGCTCAGCGACTTGCCTCGGACGATCGGCGGCGTGTTCACCCCCATGGAGAGGAACGGCGGCAGCATCGTCGTGGACAGCCCCGACGAGGTGCGTTTGCGTGCCCGCGAGCAGTTCATGCAGGGGGCCGCGCTGCTGAAGTTGACAGCGGGCGGCGGAGTGTCGTCGCCCCACAGCCCGCTCGACGTCACCACCTTCACCGAGCCCGAACTGAGGGCCGCCGTTGAGATTGCCGAGAATTGGGGCACCTACGTCGCCGCGCACGCCTTCACCTCGGATGCGATCCGGAAGGCTATCGCGGCTGGTGTGAAGTGCATCGAACACGGCTTTCTCATGGACGAGGCAACCGCCAGGCTGATCGCCGAAAAGGACGTTTGGCTGAGCTTGCAGCCGCTTCCCGAGTTGATGAGGACAGGCCTCCGGCAGGGTTCGGTCGAGCGCGCCAAGGCCGATGAGGTGTGGCCAGGCATCGGCAGGACATACGGACTGGCAAAGAAGTACAAGATCAAGACGGCCTGGGGTACGGACGTCCTGTTCTCCCGTGCGCTGGCGAAGCAGCAGGGGGCAATTCTGGCCTCGCTCGTGCGTTGGTACACGCCTGCCGAAGCGCTGGTCATGGCCACCGGGACCAATGCCGAGTTGCTGGCGCTGTCGGGCCAGCGCAACCCCTATCCGGGAAAGCTCGGCGTGATCGAGGAAGGCGCACTCGCGGACCTCCTGCTCGTCGAAGGCAATCCGCTGGAGAACATCGACCTGGTGGCTGATCCTGCGAACCACTTCAAAATCATCATGAAGGACGGCGTCATCTACAAGAACACGCTGACACAGTGA